A region of Arabidopsis thaliana chromosome 5, partial sequence DNA encodes the following proteins:
- the Tudor2 gene encoding TUDOR-SN protein 2 (TUDOR-SN protein 2 (Tudor2); FUNCTIONS IN: RNA binding, nuclease activity, nucleic acid binding; INVOLVED IN: response to cadmium ion, protein secretion, gibberellin biosynthetic process, seed germination, response to stress; LOCATED IN: cytosol, nuclear envelope, endoplasmic reticulum; EXPRESSED IN: 29 plant structures; EXPRESSED DURING: 17 growth stages; CONTAINS InterPro DOMAIN/s: Staphylococcal nuclease (SNase-like) (InterPro:IPR006021), RNA-induced silencing complex, nuclease component Tudor-SN (InterPro:IPR016685), Staphylococcal nuclease (SNase-like), OB-fold (InterPro:IPR016071), Tudor subgroup (InterPro:IPR018351), Tudor domain (InterPro:IPR002999), Maternal tudor protein (InterPro:IPR008191); BEST Arabidopsis thaliana protein match is: TUDOR-SN protein 1 (TAIR:AT5G07350.1); Has 1807 Blast hits to 1807 proteins in 277 species: Archae - 0; Bacteria - 0; Metazoa - 736; Fungi - 347; Plants - 385; Viruses - 0; Other Eukaryotes - 339 (source: NCBI BLink).) has translation MATGAATENQWLKGRVKAVTSGDCLVITALTHNRAGPPPEKTITLSSLMAPKMARRGGIDEPFAWESREFLRKLCIGKEVAFKVDYKVEAIAGREFGSVYLGNENLAKLVVQNGWAKVRRPGQQNQDKVSPYIAELEQLEEQAQQEGFGRWSKVPGAAEASIRNLPPSAVGDSGNFDAMGLLAASKGKPMEGIVEQVRDGSTIRVYLLPEFQFVQVFVAGLQAPSMGRRQSTQEAVVDPDVTATSNGDASAETRGPLTTAQRLAASAASSVEVSSDPFAMEAKYFTELRVLNRDVRIVLEGVDKFNNLIGSVYYSDGDTVKDLGLELVENGLAKYVEWSANMLDEEAKKKLKATELQCKKNRVKMWANYVPPASNSKAIHDQNFTGKVVEVVSGDCLVVADDSIPFGSPMAERRVCLSSIRSPKMGNPRREEKPAPYAREAKEFLRQKLIGMEVIVQMEYSRKISPGDGVTTSGAGDRVMDFGSVFLPSPTKGDTAVAAAATPGANIAELIISRGLGTVVRHRDFEERSNHYDALLAAEARAIAGKKNIHSAKDSPALHIADLTVASAKKAKDFLPSLQRINQISAVVEYVLSGHRFKLYIPKESCSIAFAFSGVRCPGRGEPYSEEAIALMRRKIMQRDVEIVVENVDRTGTFLGSMWEKNSKTNAGTYLLEAGLAKMQTGFGADRIPEAHILEMAERSAKNQKLKIWENYVEGEEVVNGSSKVETRQKETLKVVVTEVLGGGRFYVQTVGDQKVASIQNQLAALSLKDAPIIGSFNPKKGDIVLAQFSLDNSWNRAMIVNGPRGAVQSPEEEFEVFYIDYGNQEIVPYSAIRPVDPSVSSAPGLAQLCRLAYIKVPGKEEDFGRDAGEYLHTVTLESGKEFRAVVEERDTSGGKVKGQGTGTELVVTLIAVDDEISVNAAMLQEGIARMEKRRRWEPKDKQAALDALEKFQDEARKSRTGIWEYGDIQSDDEDNVPVRKPGRG, from the exons ATGGCGACTGGGGCAGCAACTGAGAACCAGTGGCTCAAAGGGAGAGTGAAGGCTGTTACCTCCGGAGACTGCTTGGTGATCACGGCTTTGACCCACAACAGAGCTGGCCCACCTCCGGAAAAGACCAtcactctttcttctcttatgGCTCCTAAGATG GCTCGCAGAGGAGGTATAGATGAGCCTTTTGCATGGGAAAGCAGGGAGTTTCTAAGGAAGCTTTGCATTGGAAAG GAGGTTGCTTTCAAAGTGGATTACAAAGTGGAAGCAATTGCCGGAAGAGAATTTGGCTCTGTTTACCTTGGTAACGAAAATCTTGCGAAGCTTGTTGTTCAAAATGGCTGGGCAAAG GTCAGACGGCCAGGTCAGCAGAATCAGGATAAGGTTAGTCCTTACATTGCGGAGCTGGAACAGCTTGAAGAGCAGGCTCAGCAGGAAGGATTTGGTCGTTGGAGCAAG GTTCCTGGTGCTGCTGAGGCATCTATCAGAAATCTTCCTCCTTCTGCCGTTGGAGATTCTGGCAATTTTGATGCCATGGGTCTTTTAGCCGCAAGTAAAGGCAAACCCATGGAAGGTATTGTTGAGCAAGTCCGTGATGGCAGCACCATTCGGGTTTATCTTCTTCCGGAATTTCAGTTTGTTCAAGTATTTGTTGCTGGACTCCAG GCTCCATCGATGGGAAGGAGACAATCAACACAAGAAGCTGTCGTTGATCCTGATGTTACAGCAACTTCGAATGGAGATGCTTCTGCTGAGACGCGTGGCCCTCTAACAACAGCTCAGAGACTTGCTGCCTCAGCAGCATCGTCTGTTGAGGTTTCCTCTGATCCGTTTGCAATGGAAGCCAAGTACTTTACTGAGCTTCGTGTGCTTAATAGAGAT GTTCGTATTGTTCTTGAAGGCGTTGACAAGTTCAACAATCTGATTGGGTCAGTATACTATTCCGATGGGGATACAGTTAAAGACTTGGGTTTGGAGCTGGTTGAAAAT GGTCTTGCTAAGTACGTTGAGTGGAGTGCCAACATGTTGGATGAAGAAgccaaaaagaaattgaaagctACAGAACTTCAATGCAAGAAAAACCGGGTGAAAATGTGGGCAAACTACGTCCCTCCAGCTAGCAACTCCAAGGCAATTCATGACCAGAATTTTACCGGAAAG GTAGTGGAAGTTGTGAGCGGGGACTGCTTAGTAGTTGCTGATGATTCTATCCCATTCGGGAGCCCAATGGCGGAGCGCAGAGTTTGTCTTTCCAGTATCAGGTCTCCTAAAATGGGTAACCCACGCAGAGAGGAGAAACCTGCCCCTTATGCGCGCGAAGCCAAGGAGTTTCTGAGACAAAAGCTTATCGGAATGGAG GTTATTGTTCAAATGGAATACTCAAGGAAGATTAGCCCAGGAGATGGTGTTACTACTTCTGGAGCTGGTGATAGGGTCATGGATTTCGGCTCAGTGTTCCTTCCATCTCCTACCAAGGGTGATACAGCTGTAGCAGCTGCAGCAACTCCTGGAGCGAATATTGCTGAACTCATTATTTCCCGTGGCTTAGGGACTGTGGTTCGACATCGTGACTTTGAAGAGAGGTCGAACCATTATGACGCTCTCCTGGCTGCTGAAGCTCGTGCTATTGCTGGGAAGAAGAATATCCATTCTGCAAAGGATTCTCCAGCCCTACACATTGCAGACCTGACTGTGGCCTCGGCCAAGAAGGCTAAAGATTTCCTGCCATCCCTGCAGAGAATCAACCAGATATCTGCCGTTGTGGAATATGTGCTAAGTGGACATCGGTTCAAGCTATACATTCCAAAAGAATCGTGCAGCATTGCCTTTGCATTCTCTGGTGTCAGATGTCCTGGCCGTGGCGAACCCTATTCGGAAGAAGCTATTGCTTTAATGAGACGTAAGATCATGCAGAGAGATGTCGAG ATTGTAGTTGAAAATGTGGATAGAACCGGTACTTTCTTGGGATCAATGTGGGAGAAAAACTCAAAGACGAACGCAGGAACATATCTTCTTGAAGCTGGCCTGGCAAAAATGCAGACTGGCTTTGGTGCAGACAGGATTCCCGAAGCTCATATTCTTGAAATGGCAGAACGATCTGCTAAAAATCAGAAACTGAAG ATTTGGGAAAACTATGTTGAAGGAGAGGAAGTAGTAAACGGTAGTTCTAAAGTAGAAACCAGGCAGAAGGAAACACTAAAG GTTGTTGTTACGGAAGTACTTGGAGGCGGTCGTTTCTATGTTCAGACGGTTGGCGATCAAAAAGTAGCTTCGATTCAAAACCAGCTTGCAGCTCTGAGTCTTAAAGACGCTCCCATTATTGGATCGTTTAATCCTAAGAAGGGTGACATCGTCCTTGCACAATTTAGCCTCGATAACTCCTGGAACCGCGCAATG ATTGTTAATGGACCTCGAGGAGCAGTTCAATCTCCAGAGGAGGAATTTGAAGTGTTCTACATCGATTATGGAAACCAAGAAATAGTTCCGTACAGCGCAATACGCCCTGTGGACCCTTCAGTATCCTCAGCACCAGGGCTAGCACAGCTCTGCAGACTTGCCTACATAAAAGTTCCAGGCAAGGAAGAGGACTTTGGTCGTGACGCCGGAGAGTATTTGCATACCGTAACACTCGAAAGTGGTAAAGAGTTCAGGGCAGTGGTAGAGGAAAGAGATACTTCAGGAGGCAAAGTGAAGGGCCAAGGAACTGGAACTGAGCTCGTTGTAACTCTCATCGCTGTCGATGATGAGATCTCTGTCAATGCAGCAATGCTTCAG GAAGGAATAGCCAGGATGGAGAAACGCAGGAGATGGGAACCGAAAGACAAGCAAGCCGCTCTTGATGCTCTTGAGAAGTTCCAAGACGAAGCTCGCAAATCTAGGACCGGAATCTGGGAGTACGGAGATATCCAATCTGATGATGAGGACAATGTTCCAGTCAGGAAACCGGGTCGCGGGTAA
- the CNX1 gene encoding calnexin 1 (calnexin 1 (CNX1); FUNCTIONS IN: unfolded protein binding, calcium ion binding; INVOLVED IN: protein folding; LOCATED IN: in 8 components; EXPRESSED IN: 26 plant structures; EXPRESSED DURING: 15 growth stages; CONTAINS InterPro DOMAIN/s: Calreticulin/calnexin, P (InterPro:IPR009033), Calreticulin/calnexin (InterPro:IPR001580), Calreticulin/calnexin, conserved site (InterPro:IPR018124), Concanavalin A-like lectin/glucanase (InterPro:IPR008985), Concanavalin A-like lectin/glucanase, subgroup (InterPro:IPR013320); BEST Arabidopsis thaliana protein match is: Calreticulin family protein (TAIR:AT5G07340.1); Has 1807 Blast hits to 1807 proteins in 277 species: Archae - 0; Bacteria - 0; Metazoa - 736; Fungi - 347; Plants - 385; Viruses - 0; Other Eukaryotes - 339 (source: NCBI BLink).) gives MRQRQLFSVFLLLLAFVSFQKLCYCDDQTVLYESFDEPFDGRWIVSKNSDYEGVWKHAKSEGHEDYGLLVSEKARKYGIVKELDEPLNLKEGTVVLQYEVRFQEGLECGGAYLKYLRPQEAGWTPQGFDSESPYSIMFGPDKCGGTNKVHFILKHKNPKSGEYVEHHLKFPPSVPYDKLSHVYTAILKPDNEVRILVDGEEKKKANLLSGEDFEPALIPAKTIPDPEDKKPEDWDERAKIPDPNAVKPEDWDEDAPMEIEDEEAEKPEGWLDDEPEEVDDPEATKPEDWDDEEDGMWEAPKIDNPKCEAAPGCGEWKRPMKRNPAYKGKWSSPLIDNPAYKGIWKPRDIPNPDYFELDRPDYEPIAAIGIEIWTMQDGILFDNILIAKDEKVAETYRQTTWKPKFDVEKEKQKAEEEAAGSADGLKSYQKVVFDLLNKVADLSFLSAYKSKITELIEKAEQQPNLTIGVLVAIVVVFFSLFLKLIFGGKKAAAPVEKKKPEVAESSKSGDEAEKKEETAAPRKRQPRRDN, from the exons ATGAGACAACGGCAACTATTTTCCgtgtttttgcttctcttaGCTTTCGTTTCGTTCCAGAAGCTTTGCTACTGTGACGATCAAACG GTTCTGTATGAATCGTTCGATGAGCCTTTTGATGGCCGCTGGATCGTTTCGAAGAATAGTGATTACGAAG GTGTATGGAAGCATGCAAAGAGTGAAGGACATGAGGATTATGGACTTCTCGTGAGTGAGAAGGCTAGGAAGTATGGAATTGTGAAAGAGCTTGACGAGCCTCTAAACCTCAAGGAAGGAACTGTTGTTCTTCAGTACGAGGTTCGTTTCCAGGAAGGACTTGAGTGTGGTGGTGCTTACTTGAAGTACCTCCGTCCTCAGGAAGCTGGATGGACACCTCAGGGATTCGATAGTGAATCCCCTTACTCTATCATGTTTGGGCCTGACAAGTGTGGAGGTACGAACAAAGTGCATTTCATCTTGAAGCACAAGAATCCCAAGAGTGGCGAGTACGTTGAACACCATCTGAAGTTCCCTCCCTCTGTTCCTTATGACAAGCTTTCCCATGTCTACACCGCCATCTTGAAACCCGACAACGAGGTTAGAATTTTGGTTGAtggagaggagaagaaaaaggccAATTTACTCTCTGGTGAAGACTTTGAGCCTGCATTGATCCCTGCCAAGACCATCCCTGACCCTGAAGACAAGAAACCAGAGGATTGGGACGAAAGAGCCAAGATTCCTGATCCAAATGCCGTGAAGCCTGAGGACTGGGATGAGGATGCACCTATGGAGATTGAAGATGAGGAAGCTGAGAAACCCGAAGGATGGTTAGATGATGAGCCTGAGGAGGTCGACGACCCCGAAGCGACCAAGCCTGAAGATTGggatgatgaggaagatggTATGTGGGAGGCTCCTAAAATTGACAACCCCAAGTGTGAAGCAGCACCTGGTTGTGGTGAATGGAAGAGACCAATGAAGAGGAATCCTGCTTACAAGGGCAAATGGAGCTCACCTCTTATTGATAACCCGGCTTACAAGGGAATCTGGAAACCCAGAGATATCCCTAACCCTGACTACTTTGAGCTAGACAGACCCGATTACGAACCCATTGCAGCCATCGGTATTGAGATCTGGACAATGCAAGATGGTATCTTGTTTGACAACATCTTGATAGCGAAAGACGAGAAGGTCGCTGAGACTTACAGACAGACCACTTGGAAGCCCAAATTCGatgttgagaaagagaaacaaaaggcaGAAGAGGAAGCTGCTGGCTCTGCAGATGGTCTCAAGAGCTACCAG AAGGTTGTATTCGACCTCTTGAACAAGGTTGCAGATTTATCTTTCCTAAGTGCCTACAAGTCTAAGATCACG GAACTGATTGAGAAAGCCGAGCAACAACCAAACTTAACCATTGGTGTCCTCGTCGCCATTGTGGTTGTATTCTTCTCGCTCTTCCTCAAGCTTATCTTTGGTGgcaaaaag GCGGCGGCACCtgtggaaaagaagaaaccagaaGTAGCGGAGAGTTCAAAGAGTGGGGATGAGgcggagaagaaggaagaaaccGCGGCACCACGCAAAAGGCAACCGAGACGTGATAATTAG